GAAATGAAGGAGGTTTTGGAGAAATGTGTGGATTCGCAGCTATGGCACGCCTGTGCCGGAGGAATGGTGCAAATCCCTCTGGTCAACTCGAAAGTCTACTATTTTCCGCAAGGGCATGCTGAGCATACTCTTACAAACGTGGATTTCTCGGCTTTACTGAGAAGCCCTGCGTCGTTTCTATGTAGGGTAGCTGCTGTGAAGTTCTTAGCGGATCCTGAAACGGACGAGGTTTATGCTAGGATTAGGCTTGTCCCAGTTGGGAACAAGGGGAGTGACCTTGATGATGACAACATTTTGGGTAGTAATGAGTCAGGAACAACTGAAAAGCCCAATTCGTTTGCCAAGACATTGACTCAATCGGATGCGAATAATGGGGGTGGATTCTCTGTGCCAAGGTACTGCGCAGAGACGATATTTCCTAGGTTGGATTACACAGCTGACCCGCCTGTGCAGACTGTAATAGCCAAAGATGTTCATGGTGAAACTTGGAAGTTTAGGCACATTTATAGGGGGACTCCTAGGAGGCATTTGTTAACAACTGGTTGGAGTACTTTTGTGAATCAGAAGAAGCTTGTTGCTGGAGATTCCATTGTGTTTTTGAGGGCAGAAAATGGTGACCTTTGTGTGGGAATCCGTAGAGCAAAACGGGGCGGTATTGGTGGGCCTGAAACCCCAACTGGATGGAACTCTGGCGCTGGAAACTATGGTGGATTTTCTGCGTTTTTGAGGGAAGACATGAACAAGAATGGAAATCTGATTTCTTCTGTGGGGAGCTTCAAGGGAAAGGGAAGGGTGAGGCCTGAATCAGTTATTGAAGCTGCATATCTTGCTGCTGGTGGGCAGCCTTTTGACGTTGTTTATTATCCCCGTGCAAACACTCCAGAATTCTGTGTTAGGGCATCTTCTGTGAATACTGCACTGAGGATTCAGTGGTGCTCAGGGATGAGGTTCAAAATGGCTTTTGAAACGGAGGATTCTTCTCGAATCAGTTGGTTCACGGGAACTATATCCTCCATTCAGGTTGCTGATCCCGTCTGCTGGCCCAATTCGCCATGGCGGCTTCTTCAGGTAATTCAGCTACTTTCATTTCTCTATTTGGGGCCAAAGTTTGTGTTGTTGTTTATTAATGTCTTTCTGATATTCTTGGGCATCGGCTCTTTAGTTGATAGGTGAACATCATATAGCGAGTCAATAGTCCACCCATTATTATTTCGGCCTACCTTCCATACTTCTAAGGTGTTGTGAGATGTCATTTTGCATAACTTCCTTAGAGCTTTTCCAAGGTTTTCAAAGCAAGTCACAATATGTAGTTGATTGCTTGAGTAAGTAAGACTACAATGTCTCAGTATGTTTAGGATTTGCCTCAGGTTTTTGTTAGCTCATATTACTTTAAAACATCCCAATGCCAGGAAGATCTGCTTTTTCCTTATTCATGTTTACTGAATGTAGATAAAACATTCCCTTTTATTGCAAGATCATTCTATAAATAGTCCGTGTAACTTCTTCTTGATTCCCTATAATTCTCAAGGGTTTACTTTCTTTCTCTATCCATCATTGTTTTCTTAGGCATAAGGGTTATGAGTTTTAGGGATCTGTCCATCATTGTTTTCTCAGACCACTATTTCATTGGCAAACTATGACATTAGTAAATAGTTGATACCTTTGTTCCATCTCTTGGTTTTCGAATTATAATATTTGAATTTGGACATGCTCCAGCCTTTGGTTCAGTGGTAAGAACAAAGGGCATGGATTGTGGGTTAGACACGCCTCACAAGTTCAAATCTTGCCACTGACtatagtacaacaacaacaacatacccagtgagtcccacaatgtgtggtctagggagggtagattgtacgcagaccttatccctaccttaggtagggaggcctGTTTCTGGAAGACCTTTGGCTCAAGAAAAGGCTGCCACTGACTATAGTCTGGTACTTAAATGACGAATGGTCTATACTCCCAGAATTTTGAATCGATGAGCACAATTGGGGTTTTAGCTGATTCACATGGGATTTCTCTGTGATTTTTTTTTCCCCGAATTTGGACTTTCTTAAATGATTCTGTTGTAGGAGAAACTCTATCCACGCGCTATTTGATGTCCTCAAATTCAAATGCAATGTGCAGCTATGGCTCTGCTTACCTTTTAGTCTGAGTTTATTGTGGTAAACTTTCTTCCATTATGTACTGCAGGTTACATGGGATGAACCTGATTTACTGCAAAACGTAAAACATGTCAGCCCTTGGCTTGTCGAATCGGTCTCAAATATGCCAGTTATTCACCTCTCACCCTTCTCACCACCAAGAAAAAAGCTGCGCCTTCCACCAGATTTCTCGCTTGACAGCCAATTTCAGTTACCATCTTTTTCAGGTAACCCCCTCAGGTCCAGCAGTCCTTTCTGTTGTCTATCTGACAACATTACTGCAGGCATACAGGGAGCCAGGCATGCTCAATTTGGAGTACCTTTATTGGATCTTCATCTTAGCAACAAAGTACAGTCAGGACTGTTACCACCAAGTTTCCAGCGAGCTGCAGCTGACTTACAACTTCCTAATGGCATTAGTAAGCGCCAAAATGACAGAAATGATAACATCTCTTGCTTGCTTACCATGGGTACTCCAAATAAGATATTGGAGAAAAATGATAGTGTGAATACACCTCGGTTCTTACTCTTTGGTCAGCCAATTCTGACGGAGCAGCAAATCTCTAATGGCTGTTCTGTCAATGCTCCAGAAGTAGTCCAAATAGGAAAGGACTTGGGCAGGATACAACTGAAAAATGAAAGATTTTCTCCTGAGCAGAAAGGCGTTCAAGACTATCTATCAAATTCCACATTTTTCTGGAATCGAGGTTATGATGCAGCTGAACTTGGTGTCGATATTGGTCACTGCAAAGTATTCCTCGAGTCACAGGATGTTGGGCGTACACTTGATCTGTCAGTTCTGGGATCATACGAAGAACTGTACAGAAGACTCGCAAGCATGTTTGGACTAGAAAGATCAGATATGCTGACCCGTGTGCTCTATCATGATGCAACAGGTGGTGTTAAACACACTGGAGATGAACCATTCAGGTGCCTATTTTTTTTCAGTACCCTCTGCTTttgataattaattaattttgatgATTTTTCCAGTGAAAGCAGGTGTGAGTGTATACACGCGTGTGCCCATTGTTTATTTGAAACTTAATGATCCTTTCTCTTGGACTTGTTTCTCAGCGACTTTGTTAAGAGTGCAAGAAGACTGACCATTCTGATGAACTCAAGCAGCGGTATTAAAAGGTAATTGTAAATCATACTCTTCCTTTGGAGGCGACTGTGTGAAACTTACTATAGCTAAATCCTTAAAGCGGCGAAGTATGataattttgaaagaaaatagtCTGACCTGTTCCTAATTGTTCAGGTTTTGCAAGgaacattttgtatgtattttcTGCTTTGTGATTAATGACTTGCAATCTTGTATTTCAGGAAATGGTTCACTGGTCTCGCAACTGCTGAGCGTGGTCTAGATTCTTCAAACCAGGCAGGACCTCTTAGCATCTTTGCATAGAGTCGTCGGGATTTGATAGCCTATGTGTATAAGTACCTTCGGTTTGTATTTGTTTCTTCATCGTAGTGCTAAGGACAATATCAGTGGAGCATTGTGTTAGTTTCTGTATGGATATTTTGTGTTGCTCTTCGTGTTGGAAACGTTCAATGTGCTTTCTGTAAGATACAGTTTGCGACATCTTGCTAGCCGTGGTACTTTCGTAATTTGTTGGTGTTATTAATCTGAAAGACATGAATATGTGAGCTGCTGCATGAGTCCCCCATGGCCTATCGTTGCATGTTTCATCTAGAAGTTCTGTCAGATAAGAGTCCACTTTTTTTATGGTCTTGTGTCTTTATCTTATGTCAATCACGATTGAGCTTGATTCTTTTCCACGGAGCATGTGAAATTAGTTTTGGATTGAGTGTTGGTGAGACATGACTAGGATCTCTACGAGTTTTGTTACcattttgaattatgtgatgttTTAAAAAGGTTTTCTTTAGTTGAAAAATCAACATTAAAATGTCTTGTCATTTCAGTTAGGGAACCAAAAGCAACTTTGGTCATGTTTTTTCATGAGGTGTATGCAGTTGAAATTTTAATATTCTGATCTTTAATTGCCCATGGTACTTGGCATTTATTCTCGATTTTGATGGTCCATCTCTTAATGAAAAAATGACCAGAAACTTTATGTGGGAAATAA
The sequence above is a segment of the Lycium barbarum isolate Lr01 chromosome 6, ASM1917538v2, whole genome shotgun sequence genome. Coding sequences within it:
- the LOC132600407 gene encoding auxin response factor 18-like, encoding MKEVLEKCVDSQLWHACAGGMVQIPLVNSKVYYFPQGHAEHTLTNVDFSALLRSPASFLCRVAAVKFLADPETDEVYARIRLVPVGNKGSDLDDDNILGSNESGTTEKPNSFAKTLTQSDANNGGGFSVPRYCAETIFPRLDYTADPPVQTVIAKDVHGETWKFRHIYRGTPRRHLLTTGWSTFVNQKKLVAGDSIVFLRAENGDLCVGIRRAKRGGIGGPETPTGWNSGAGNYGGFSAFLREDMNKNGNLISSVGSFKGKGRVRPESVIEAAYLAAGGQPFDVVYYPRANTPEFCVRASSVNTALRIQWCSGMRFKMAFETEDSSRISWFTGTISSIQVADPVCWPNSPWRLLQVTWDEPDLLQNVKHVSPWLVESVSNMPVIHLSPFSPPRKKLRLPPDFSLDSQFQLPSFSGNPLRSSSPFCCLSDNITAGIQGARHAQFGVPLLDLHLSNKVQSGLLPPSFQRAAADLQLPNGISKRQNDRNDNISCLLTMGTPNKILEKNDSVNTPRFLLFGQPILTEQQISNGCSVNAPEVVQIGKDLGRIQLKNERFSPEQKGVQDYLSNSTFFWNRGYDAAELGVDIGHCKVFLESQDVGRTLDLSVLGSYEELYRRLASMFGLERSDMLTRVLYHDATGGVKHTGDEPFSDFVKSARRLTILMNSSSGIKRKWFTGLATAERGLDSSNQAGPLSIFA